From one Thalassobaculum sp. OXR-137 genomic stretch:
- a CDS encoding IS481 family transposase gives MPWREVSAMEQRVEFVTLALSEGANRRELCRRFGISAQTGYKWLRRWLDGADGLCERSRRPHRSPARTAADVEAAILAVRDAHPAWGARKIARCLSRDGLAAPAPSTVHAVLQRHGRIGGGSGGDNHHYQRFEKPLPNLLWQMDFKGRVPLAGAGWCHPLTVIDDHSRYALCLAACGDQRTATVRSALEGAFCRYGLPEAFFLDNGSPWGGGVPGQWTPLGVWLLKLGVEVIHSRPYHPQSRGKNERFHRTLNAELLAGNRFRDLACAQSAFDAWRTVYNTRRPHEALGQEVPATRYTVSPRPLIDPPPAIVYDDGETLRTVNQSATISFRNRRWRVPKAFRGERVAIRPRDRDGPFGVFFGAKRIATIDVNIDKNIIPETVSYVSEQASTISPG, from the coding sequence ATGCCGTGGAGAGAGGTGTCTGCCATGGAACAGCGGGTTGAGTTCGTGACGCTGGCGTTGTCTGAAGGGGCGAACCGTCGGGAGTTGTGCCGGCGTTTTGGGATCAGTGCGCAGACGGGCTACAAGTGGCTACGGCGGTGGCTGGATGGCGCAGACGGGCTGTGTGAGCGGTCTCGGCGGCCGCATAGGAGCCCGGCGCGGACGGCGGCGGATGTGGAGGCGGCGATCCTGGCGGTGCGCGATGCGCACCCGGCGTGGGGGGCGCGCAAGATCGCGCGCTGTTTGAGCCGCGACGGTCTTGCCGCACCCGCACCGTCGACGGTGCATGCGGTGCTGCAGCGTCATGGGCGGATCGGTGGCGGGAGCGGCGGCGACAACCATCACTACCAGCGCTTCGAGAAGCCGCTGCCGAACCTGCTGTGGCAGATGGACTTCAAGGGCCGGGTGCCGCTGGCCGGGGCCGGCTGGTGCCATCCGCTGACGGTGATCGACGATCACTCGCGCTACGCGCTTTGCCTTGCCGCCTGCGGTGACCAGCGCACGGCGACGGTGCGCAGCGCTCTGGAAGGGGCCTTTTGCCGCTATGGCCTGCCCGAGGCGTTCTTCCTCGACAACGGCTCGCCCTGGGGCGGTGGCGTGCCGGGACAGTGGACGCCGCTCGGCGTGTGGCTGCTCAAGCTCGGCGTGGAGGTCATCCACAGCCGCCCCTACCATCCCCAGTCGCGCGGCAAGAACGAGCGCTTCCACCGCACCCTCAATGCCGAGCTGCTGGCCGGCAACCGGTTCCGCGATCTCGCCTGCGCCCAGAGCGCCTTCGATGCCTGGCGCACCGTCTACAATACCCGCAGGCCGCACGAGGCTCTCGGTCAGGAGGTGCCGGCGACCCGATACACCGTCTCGCCGCGTCCCCTCATCGATCCGCCGCCCGCGATCGTCTATGACGACGGCGAGACGCTGCGCACCGTCAACCAGTCCGCCACCATCAGCTTCCGAAACCGCCGCTGGCGCGTGCCCAAGGCCTTCCGCGGCGAACGCGTCGCCATCCGGCCACGCGACCGCGACGGCCCGTTCGGCGTCTTCTTCGGCGCCAAGCGCATCGCAACCATTGACGTCAACATCGACAAAAACATAATCCCGGAAACCGTCAGCTATGTCTCCGAACAGGCGTCAACCATCTCTCCGGGCTGA
- a CDS encoding (Fe-S)-binding protein, giving the protein MAQGDASQSGSQAAAAAKSPKVGLFVTCLVDMFRPSIGFAALKLLEDAGCTVIVPAEQTCCGQPAFNSGDNKDTRAVAAQVIEAFEGLDYVVAPSGSCAGMIREHYPELFADDPAMAQRAQHVAKRTYELTSFLVDVLGVTSVDAEMAGTVTYHDSCSGLRELEVKAQPRRLLAGVKGLSVTELPGAEVCCGFGGTFCVKYPEISDKMVTNKAEEIVATGADTLLAGDLGCLLNMAGKLKRLGAETKVRHVAEVLAGMTDTPAIGDPAASLSTKER; this is encoded by the coding sequence ATGGCCCAGGGTGATGCTTCACAATCCGGCTCGCAGGCCGCCGCTGCCGCCAAGTCCCCAAAGGTCGGGCTGTTCGTCACCTGCCTGGTCGACATGTTCCGGCCGTCCATCGGCTTCGCCGCGCTGAAGCTGCTGGAGGATGCCGGCTGCACCGTCATCGTGCCGGCGGAGCAGACCTGCTGCGGCCAGCCGGCCTTCAATTCCGGCGACAACAAGGACACCCGCGCCGTCGCCGCCCAGGTGATTGAGGCCTTCGAAGGGCTGGACTACGTGGTCGCCCCGTCCGGCTCCTGCGCCGGGATGATCCGCGAGCATTACCCGGAGCTGTTCGCCGACGACCCGGCCATGGCCCAGCGCGCCCAGCATGTGGCCAAGCGGACCTACGAGCTGACCTCCTTCCTGGTCGACGTGCTCGGCGTCACCTCGGTCGATGCCGAGATGGCCGGCACCGTCACCTATCACGACAGCTGCTCCGGCCTGCGCGAGCTGGAGGTGAAGGCCCAGCCGCGCCGGCTGCTCGCCGGGGTGAAGGGGCTGAGCGTCACCGAACTGCCGGGGGCGGAGGTGTGCTGCGGCTTCGGCGGTACCTTCTGCGTCAAGTATCCGGAGATCTCCGACAAGATGGTCACCAACAAGGCCGAGGAGATCGTCGCCACCGGTGCGGATACCCTGCTGGCCGGCGATCTCGGCTGCCTGCTGAACATGGCCGGCAAACTGAAGCGCCTGGGGGCCGAGACCAAGGTGCGCCACGTGGCCGAGGTGCTGGCCGGCATGACCGACACGCCCGCCATCGGCGACCCTGCCGCCTCCCTGTCCACCAAGGAGCGCTGA
- a CDS encoding LutB/LldF family L-lactate oxidation iron-sulfur protein: MQSTSRNFKDNAHKALNDATLQRALLNVKSGFQENRARTVAGLPEFEQLRDAGRDIKNHVLANLDFYLERFEENVTANGGHVHWCRTPAEARETILEICKRREAKTVTKGKSMVAEEIGLNDYLEKNGVEPIETDLGEYIIQLRHEPPSHIIAPAIHVTREQIAEDFRREHKDLDPNRRLEIPQDFTDEARAKLRERYFAADVGITGANFLIAETGSTVIVTNEGNGDMTQLLGKAHVVIASLEKIVPTLEDASTILRLLARSATGQEMSVYTSFSTGPRRSEDMDGPEEFHVVLLDNGRSAMLGTEFQDMLRCIRCAACMNHCPVYAAVGGHAYGWVYPGPMGSVLTPSLIGVEEAGHLPNASTFCGRCESVCPMCIPLPKMMRHYRQREFEKGLSPQKARAGLSLWSYFATRPKLYRLATRLASGLLGKLGKVNGRFTSLPLAGGWTSVRDMPAPEGKTFHDLYRERQAKGGRA; the protein is encoded by the coding sequence ATGCAGTCCACATCCAGGAACTTCAAGGACAACGCCCACAAGGCGCTGAACGACGCGACCCTGCAGCGCGCGCTGCTGAACGTGAAGTCCGGCTTCCAGGAGAACCGGGCCCGCACGGTCGCCGGTCTGCCGGAATTCGAGCAGCTCCGCGATGCCGGCCGCGACATCAAGAATCACGTGCTGGCCAACCTGGACTTCTACCTGGAGCGGTTCGAGGAGAACGTCACCGCCAATGGCGGCCACGTGCACTGGTGCCGGACCCCGGCCGAGGCGCGCGAGACGATCCTGGAGATCTGCAAGCGCCGCGAGGCGAAGACCGTCACTAAGGGCAAGTCCATGGTGGCCGAGGAGATCGGCCTCAACGACTACCTGGAGAAGAACGGCGTCGAGCCGATCGAGACGGATCTGGGCGAGTACATCATCCAGCTCCGCCACGAGCCGCCGAGCCACATCATCGCGCCGGCGATCCACGTGACCCGCGAGCAGATCGCCGAGGATTTCCGGCGGGAACACAAGGACCTCGACCCGAACCGCCGGCTGGAGATCCCGCAGGACTTCACCGACGAGGCGCGAGCCAAGCTGCGCGAGCGCTATTTCGCCGCCGATGTCGGCATCACCGGCGCGAACTTCCTCATTGCCGAGACCGGCTCCACGGTCATCGTGACCAACGAGGGCAACGGCGACATGACCCAGCTCCTGGGCAAGGCGCATGTGGTCATCGCCAGCCTGGAGAAGATCGTCCCGACCCTGGAGGACGCTTCCACCATCCTGCGCCTGCTGGCCCGCTCGGCGACGGGGCAGGAAATGTCGGTCTACACCTCCTTCTCCACCGGCCCGCGCCGCTCGGAGGATATGGACGGGCCGGAGGAATTCCACGTGGTCCTGCTGGACAACGGCCGCAGCGCCATGTTGGGCACCGAGTTCCAGGACATGCTGCGCTGCATCCGCTGTGCGGCCTGCATGAACCACTGCCCGGTCTATGCCGCGGTGGGAGGACACGCCTATGGCTGGGTCTATCCGGGACCGATGGGTTCGGTGCTGACCCCGTCGCTGATCGGCGTGGAGGAGGCCGGCCACCTGCCGAACGCCTCGACCTTCTGCGGGCGCTGCGAGAGCGTCTGCCCGATGTGCATCCCGCTACCGAAAATGATGCGTCACTACCGCCAGCGCGAATTCGAAAAAGGCCTTTCTCCCCAAAAGGCTAGGGCGGGACTGTCGCTATGGTCCTACTTCGCTACCCGGCCGAAGCTGTATCGCCTGGCCACGCGGCTGGCTTCTGGCCTGCTGGGCAAGCTCGGAAAGGTTAACGGGAGGTTTACCAGTCTGCCGCTGGCCGGCGGCTGGACCTCCGTCCGCGACATGCCCGCCCCCGAGGGCAAGACCTTCCACGACCTCTACCGCGAACGCCAGGCGAAGGGAGGCCGGGCATGA
- a CDS encoding lactate utilization protein, which produces MSARDDILGSIRKSLGREALSGEPAAQLRQRLAQPKRNLIPDRTAGRDTAGLTALFADKAREFACTVDEVDSLDAVPEAVRAYLSRENLPARIVQAPALSDGLDWSKTPTLEIKTGTSDGSEDTSVTPVFAAVAETGTLMLTSDASTPTGLNFLPENHIAVVRRSQMVGPLEDAWARFRAARAKADSDGFTMPRTVNLITGPSRTGDIEQKIQMGAHGPRRLHVILVAD; this is translated from the coding sequence ATGAGCGCGCGCGACGATATTCTCGGCTCGATCCGCAAGTCTCTCGGCCGCGAAGCGCTGTCCGGCGAGCCGGCGGCCCAGCTCCGCCAGCGCCTGGCCCAGCCGAAACGCAATCTGATCCCCGACCGCACGGCCGGTCGCGACACCGCCGGCCTGACCGCCCTGTTCGCCGACAAGGCGCGGGAATTCGCCTGCACGGTGGACGAGGTGGACAGCCTGGATGCCGTGCCGGAGGCGGTACGCGCCTATCTGTCCCGCGAGAACCTGCCGGCCCGAATCGTGCAGGCGCCTGCGCTTTCCGATGGTCTGGACTGGTCGAAGACGCCGACCCTGGAGATCAAGACCGGCACCTCCGACGGCTCGGAGGATACCAGCGTCACCCCGGTCTTCGCCGCCGTGGCCGAGACCGGCACCCTGATGCTGACCTCCGATGCGAGCACGCCGACGGGCCTGAATTTCCTGCCGGAAAATCACATCGCCGTGGTCCGCCGCAGCCAGATGGTCGGCCCGCTGGAGGATGCCTGGGCCCGGTTCCGCGCCGCGCGGGCGAAGGCGGATAGCGACGGGTTCACCATGCCGCGGACGGTGAACCTGATCACCGGCCCGTCGCGCACCGGCGATATCGAGCAGAAGATCCAGATGGGCGCCCACGGCCCGCGCCGCCTGCACGTCATCCTCGTCGCCGATTGA
- a CDS encoding Smr/MutS family protein, producing the protein MRKPRRPSTEELDLFGKVLKDATRIESDRHAEHAVTPEPLPEPVPEKPATLQKPAGHKRVRGTPPAPQPVPEIVPSDLQDHIHGGAPGMDRRLQLRLKRGQLPIEARIDLHGLTREKAHVALNGFLARQEALGRRCVLVITGKGRPDWQAPGYDVPWGRDAREIGVIRRALPGWLGDYPNKERILAFTPAQPQDGGKGAWYVLLRRRRDRTRPRPDFDGMDEL; encoded by the coding sequence GTGCGCAAACCCCGGCGACCCAGCACGGAAGAACTGGATCTGTTCGGCAAGGTCCTCAAGGACGCCACCCGGATCGAGAGCGACCGCCATGCCGAGCATGCGGTGACCCCGGAACCCCTGCCCGAACCGGTTCCCGAAAAACCCGCAACCCTGCAGAAACCTGCGGGACACAAGCGGGTGAGGGGAACACCGCCGGCGCCGCAGCCGGTGCCGGAAATCGTGCCGTCCGACCTTCAGGATCACATCCATGGCGGCGCGCCGGGGATGGACCGGCGGCTGCAGCTTCGCCTGAAGCGCGGCCAGTTGCCGATCGAGGCACGGATCGACCTGCACGGGCTCACCCGGGAGAAGGCGCATGTGGCGCTGAACGGTTTCCTCGCCCGGCAGGAAGCGCTGGGGCGGCGCTGCGTTCTGGTGATCACCGGCAAGGGGCGGCCGGACTGGCAGGCGCCGGGATACGACGTGCCTTGGGGACGGGACGCCCGCGAGATCGGCGTGATCCGCCGCGCCCTGCCCGGCTGGCTCGGCGATTATCCGAACAAGGAACGCATCCTCGCCTTCACCCCGGCCCAGCCGCAGGACGGCGGCAAGGGTGCATGGTACGTGCTGCTGCGCCGGCGCCGGGACCGGACCCGCCCCAGACCCGATTTCGACGGGATGGACGAGCTGTGA
- a CDS encoding helix-turn-helix domain-containing protein, producing the protein MTPLGRRLRDLREARGLTLAVMAEGLGVSAAYLSAVEHGKRARPRSGFLELVNACLNLDWEEAEELRRLSEISRPRVVLDTGGLSPKATELANLLAVRIRELDDSRIDTLLAELRDP; encoded by the coding sequence GTGACCCCGCTCGGCCGACGGCTGCGGGATCTGCGCGAGGCCCGGGGCCTGACCCTGGCGGTCATGGCCGAGGGGCTTGGAGTGTCGGCCGCCTATCTCTCCGCCGTCGAGCACGGCAAGCGGGCGCGGCCCCGATCCGGCTTTCTGGAGCTGGTGAATGCCTGCCTGAACCTGGACTGGGAAGAGGCGGAGGAACTGCGCCGCCTGTCGGAGATCTCCCGCCCCCGAGTGGTGCTGGATACCGGCGGCCTGAGTCCCAAGGCGACGGAGCTGGCGAACCTGCTGGCGGTGCGGATCCGGGAGCTGGACGACAGCCGGATCGATACCCTGCTGGCAGAGCTGCGGGATCCGTAA
- the hslU gene encoding ATP-dependent protease ATPase subunit HslU produces MTDFSPREIVSELDRFIIGQHDAKRAVAIALRNRWRRRQLDEGLREEILPKNILMIGPTGVGKTEIARRLAKLANAPFLKVEATKFTEVGYVGRDVESIIRDLLESAIAMTRERMRKEVHAKAELQAEERVIDALVGDSASTETRQKFRKMLREGQLAEREIEIDVTSTGGPAGMPTFDIPGMPGGQLGVMNLNDMLGKAFGGQSKRKRMSVPESYEVLVRQEADKLLDEEAVTREAIDLVEQNGIVFLDEVDKIARSEEGRSGDVSREGVQRDLLPLIEGTTVATKHGPVKTDFILFIASGAFHLAKPSDLLPELQGRLPIRVELKALTRDDFRRILTEPEASLVTQYKALMGTEDLTLDFTDDAIEALADMAVEINRTVENLGARRLHTVLEKLLEEVSFTASDRSGQTVTVDAAMVKERVGELAKNADLSRFIL; encoded by the coding sequence ATGACCGACTTTTCCCCCAGAGAGATCGTCTCCGAGCTCGACCGGTTCATCATCGGCCAGCATGACGCCAAGCGCGCGGTCGCCATCGCCCTGCGCAACCGCTGGCGCCGCCGGCAGCTCGACGAAGGGCTGCGCGAGGAGATCCTGCCGAAGAACATCCTGATGATCGGCCCGACCGGCGTCGGCAAGACCGAGATCGCCCGCCGCCTCGCCAAGCTGGCCAACGCGCCGTTCCTGAAAGTGGAAGCGACGAAGTTCACGGAGGTCGGCTATGTCGGCCGCGACGTGGAGTCGATCATCCGCGACCTGTTGGAATCCGCCATCGCCATGACCCGCGAGCGGATGCGCAAGGAGGTCCATGCCAAGGCGGAGCTGCAGGCCGAGGAACGGGTGATCGACGCCCTGGTCGGCGACAGCGCCAGCACCGAGACCCGGCAGAAGTTCCGCAAGATGCTGCGCGAGGGCCAGCTCGCCGAGCGCGAGATCGAGATCGACGTGACCAGCACCGGCGGTCCCGCCGGCATGCCGACCTTCGACATTCCCGGCATGCCCGGCGGCCAGCTCGGGGTGATGAACCTCAACGACATGCTGGGCAAGGCCTTCGGCGGCCAGAGCAAGCGCAAGCGGATGAGCGTGCCGGAGAGCTACGAGGTCCTGGTGCGCCAGGAGGCCGACAAGCTGCTCGACGAGGAGGCGGTCACCCGCGAGGCGATCGATCTGGTCGAGCAGAACGGCATCGTCTTCCTGGACGAGGTCGACAAGATTGCCCGCTCGGAGGAAGGCCGCAGCGGCGACGTGTCCCGCGAGGGTGTGCAGCGCGACCTGCTGCCGCTGATCGAGGGCACCACGGTCGCCACCAAGCACGGGCCGGTGAAGACCGACTTCATCCTGTTCATCGCGTCCGGCGCCTTCCACCTGGCGAAACCGTCGGACCTGCTGCCGGAGCTGCAGGGCCGCCTGCCGATCCGGGTGGAGCTGAAGGCGCTCACCCGCGACGATTTCCGCCGCATCCTGACCGAGCCGGAAGCCAGCCTGGTGACCCAGTACAAGGCGCTGATGGGCACCGAGGACCTGACCCTCGACTTCACCGACGACGCCATCGAGGCGCTCGCCGACATGGCGGTGGAGATCAACCGCACGGTGGAGAATCTCGGCGCGCGGCGGCTGCACACGGTGCTGGAGAAGCTGCTGGAGGAGGTGAGCTTCACCGCCTCGGACCGCAGCGGCCAGACGGTGACGGTGGACGCCGCCATGGTGAAGGAACGGGTCGGCGAACTGGCCAAGAACGCCGATCTGAGCCGGTTCATCCTGTAG
- the hslV gene encoding ATP-dependent protease subunit HslV, producing the protein MSDDPTQWHGTTILAVRKGDRVVVAGDGQVTFGNTVMKATARKVRRLSGGNVIAGFAGATADAFTLFERLEAKLEQHPGQLTRACVELAKDWRTDRYLRRLEAMMAVVDADVSLVLTGTGDVLEPEDGLIGIGSGGSFALAAARALADRDDMDAETIARRAMAIAADICIYTNDNVTVESL; encoded by the coding sequence ATGAGTGACGATCCGACCCAGTGGCACGGCACGACGATCCTGGCCGTGCGGAAGGGAGATCGCGTCGTCGTCGCCGGCGACGGGCAGGTGACCTTCGGCAACACGGTGATGAAGGCGACCGCCCGCAAGGTGCGGCGGCTGTCCGGCGGCAACGTGATCGCCGGGTTCGCCGGGGCCACCGCCGACGCCTTCACCCTGTTCGAGCGGCTGGAAGCCAAGCTGGAGCAGCATCCGGGCCAGCTCACGCGCGCCTGCGTCGAGCTTGCCAAGGACTGGCGCACCGACCGCTACCTGCGCCGCCTGGAGGCGATGATGGCCGTGGTCGATGCCGACGTCTCCCTGGTGCTGACCGGCACCGGCGACGTGCTGGAGCCCGAGGACGGGCTGATCGGCATCGGCTCCGGCGGGTCCTTCGCGCTCGCCGCCGCCCGCGCGCTGGCCGACCGCGACGACATGGATGCCGAGACCATCGCCCGGCGCGCCATGGCGATCGCCGCCGATATCTGCATCTACACCAATGACAACGTGACCGTCGAAAGCCTATGA
- the hisB gene encoding imidazoleglycerol-phosphate dehydratase HisB, producing the protein MARTARVERNTNETRISASVDLDGSGAYDVATGIGFLDHMLEQLSRHSLIDLTVKAEGDLHIDDHHTVEDSGYAVGSAIAQALGERRGITRYGSCLLPMDEALTRVAIDLSGRPFLSWGVVFPTQKVGTFDTELFKEWFRAFAQASGATLHVDTLKGENSHHIVETCFKGLARALRAAVEIDPRKADAVPSTKGALRSD; encoded by the coding sequence ATGGCCCGCACGGCGCGCGTCGAGCGCAACACCAATGAGACCCGTATTTCCGCCTCCGTCGATCTGGACGGATCGGGCGCCTATGACGTGGCGACCGGCATCGGGTTCCTCGACCATATGCTGGAGCAGCTCTCCCGACATTCCCTGATCGACCTGACCGTGAAGGCCGAGGGCGATCTGCATATCGACGATCACCACACCGTGGAGGATTCCGGCTATGCGGTCGGCTCCGCCATCGCCCAGGCGCTGGGCGAGCGGCGCGGCATCACCCGCTACGGCTCGTGCCTGCTGCCGATGGACGAGGCCCTGACCCGGGTGGCGATCGACCTGTCGGGCCGCCCGTTCCTGTCCTGGGGCGTGGTGTTCCCGACCCAGAAGGTCGGCACCTTCGACACCGAACTGTTCAAGGAGTGGTTCCGCGCCTTTGCCCAGGCGTCTGGCGCCACCCTGCATGTGGACACCCTCAAAGGCGAGAACAGCCACCATATCGTGGAGACCTGTTTCAAGGGTCTCGCCCGCGCCCTGCGCGCGGCGGTGGAGATCGACCCGCGCAAGGCCGACGCCGTGCCGTCGACCAAGGGCGCGCTGCGGAGCGACTGA
- the hisH gene encoding imidazole glycerol phosphate synthase subunit HisH yields MQTIAIIDYGSGNLRSAAKAFERSSREAGIAADIKVTDDLATIAKADRIVLPGVGAFADCRQGVERVQGLRDTLETRVIREAVPFLGICVGMQLMAKAGFEHLTTEGFGWIDGEVHRIEPADEEDGRPRKVPHMGWNVLSVQGGHHPVLAGLEDGHHAYFVHSYAMRLDSADQQLATVDYGGPICAMVGRDNMVGTQFHPEKSQATGLRLIANFIGWTP; encoded by the coding sequence ATGCAGACCATCGCGATTATCGACTACGGGTCGGGCAACCTCCGCTCGGCGGCGAAGGCTTTCGAGCGGTCGTCCCGGGAAGCCGGCATCGCCGCCGACATCAAGGTGACCGACGATCTCGCCACGATCGCAAAGGCTGACCGCATCGTCCTGCCGGGCGTGGGTGCCTTCGCCGACTGCCGACAGGGTGTGGAGCGGGTCCAGGGGCTGCGCGACACGCTGGAGACGCGGGTGATCCGCGAGGCGGTGCCGTTCCTCGGCATCTGCGTCGGCATGCAGCTCATGGCCAAGGCCGGATTCGAGCACCTGACCACCGAGGGCTTCGGCTGGATCGACGGCGAGGTGCATCGCATCGAGCCGGCGGACGAGGAGGACGGACGGCCGCGCAAGGTGCCGCATATGGGCTGGAACGTGCTCAGCGTGCAGGGCGGCCACCATCCGGTGCTGGCCGGTCTGGAGGACGGGCACCACGCCTATTTCGTCCATTCCTACGCCATGCGCCTCGACAGCGCCGACCAGCAGCTCGCCACCGTCGATTACGGCGGCCCTATCTGCGCCATGGTCGGCCGTGACAACATGGTCGGGACCCAGTTCCACCCCGAGAAGAGCCAGGCCACCGGCCTGCGTCTCATCGCCAATTTCATCGGATGGACGCCATGA
- a CDS encoding N-acetyltransferase has translation MTGDQTQFAPQPVTLVEHVTELSAGDLNDLCDAAEAAIIDGGGFGWLTPPPRETLEAYWRGTLLIPDRDLFVGRLDGVIAGSSQLHRPPRNNEAQSFACNFTTSFVAPWARGHGLARDLTQIAENHARKLAFEVMNLDVRETQRAAIRLYEALGFQKFGEHPYYARTRDGFVRGLYYFKNLTATAPEGDAQGGAS, from the coding sequence ATGACCGGCGATCAGACTCAGTTTGCCCCGCAGCCGGTCACCCTGGTCGAGCACGTCACCGAACTGTCGGCCGGCGACCTCAACGACCTGTGCGACGCGGCGGAAGCGGCGATCATCGACGGCGGCGGCTTCGGCTGGCTGACCCCGCCGCCGCGCGAGACCCTGGAGGCCTATTGGCGCGGCACCCTGCTGATCCCCGACCGCGACCTGTTCGTCGGCCGGCTCGACGGGGTGATCGCGGGCTCCTCGCAGCTTCACCGGCCGCCGCGCAACAACGAGGCGCAGAGCTTCGCCTGCAACTTCACCACCTCCTTCGTCGCCCCGTGGGCGCGCGGGCACGGGCTGGCGCGCGACCTCACCCAGATCGCCGAGAACCACGCCCGCAAGCTCGCCTTCGAGGTGATGAACCTGGACGTGCGCGAGACCCAGCGGGCGGCGATCCGGCTGTACGAGGCCCTCGGCTTCCAGAAGTTCGGCGAGCATCCCTACTACGCCCGGACCCGCGACGGCTTCGTGCGCGGTCTCTACTACTTCAAGAACCTCACGGCGACCGCGCCGGAGGGGGATGCGCAAGGGGGTGCGTCGTGA
- the hisA gene encoding 1-(5-phosphoribosyl)-5-[(5-phosphoribosylamino)methylideneamino]imidazole-4-carboxamide isomerase — translation MILYPAIDLKGGQCVRLLRGEMDAATVYNPDPASQARAFQDAGCAWIHVVDLDGAFAGEAVNGEAVRSILSAVDVPVQLGGGIRSRAHMDTWLEAGISRVILGTVALRDPELVIAACRDHPGKIAVGIDARGGKVAVEGWAETSEITATDLALKFEDAGVAAIIFTDIDRDGALQGPNLEATGALARALSTPVIASGGVSSLDDLRAIAKLDGDGVAGAIVGRALYDGRVDVVGAVRALAGEAA, via the coding sequence GTGATCCTCTATCCGGCCATCGACCTGAAGGGCGGTCAGTGCGTCCGCCTGCTGCGCGGCGAAATGGATGCCGCGACCGTCTACAATCCGGACCCGGCCAGCCAGGCCAGGGCGTTCCAGGATGCCGGCTGCGCCTGGATCCATGTGGTCGATCTCGACGGCGCCTTCGCCGGCGAGGCGGTCAACGGCGAGGCCGTGCGCTCGATCCTCTCGGCGGTGGACGTGCCGGTGCAGCTCGGCGGCGGCATCCGCTCCCGCGCCCATATGGATACCTGGCTCGAGGCCGGGATCAGCCGGGTGATCCTCGGCACCGTGGCTCTGCGCGATCCGGAACTGGTGATCGCCGCCTGCCGCGATCACCCGGGCAAGATCGCCGTCGGCATCGACGCCCGCGGCGGCAAGGTCGCGGTGGAAGGCTGGGCCGAGACCTCCGAAATCACGGCCACGGACCTGGCGCTGAAATTCGAGGATGCCGGCGTGGCCGCCATCATCTTCACCGATATCGACCGGGACGGTGCCCTGCAGGGCCCGAACCTGGAGGCGACGGGCGCATTGGCCCGGGCGCTCTCGACCCCGGTGATCGCCTCGGGCGGCGTGTCGTCTCTCGACGACCTGCGGGCCATCGCCAAGCTGGACGGCGACGGGGTGGCCGGCGCCATCGTCGGCCGGGCGCTGTATGACGGCCGGGTGGATGTGGTCGGTGCCGTCCGCGCCCTTGCCGGGGAGGCCGCGTGA
- the hisF gene encoding imidazole glycerol phosphate synthase subunit HisF, which produces MLKVRVIPCLDVKDGRVVKGVNFVDLIDAGDPVEQAKLYDAEGADELCFLDITASHENRDTIFDVIARTAEQCFMPLTVGGGVRTVEDIRKLLLAGADKVSINTAAVTNPEFVRQAAHKFGSQCITVAVDAKSVGDGRFEVFTHGGRNATGLDAVAWSQQMAEYGAGEILLTSMDRDGTKQGFNIPLTRAISDAVPVPVIASGGVGTLDHLVEGVRDGHASAVLAASIFHFGTYRIGEAKAAMAAAGLAMRQGD; this is translated from the coding sequence ATGCTCAAGGTCCGCGTCATCCCCTGCCTTGACGTGAAGGACGGCCGGGTGGTCAAGGGCGTCAACTTCGTCGACCTGATCGATGCCGGCGATCCGGTGGAGCAGGCCAAGCTCTACGACGCCGAAGGGGCGGACGAGCTCTGCTTCCTCGACATCACCGCCAGCCATGAGAACCGGGACACCATCTTCGACGTGATCGCCCGCACCGCCGAGCAGTGCTTCATGCCGCTGACCGTCGGCGGCGGGGTGCGCACGGTCGAGGACATCCGCAAGCTGCTGCTGGCCGGGGCCGACAAGGTCTCGATCAACACCGCCGCGGTGACCAATCCGGAGTTCGTGCGCCAGGCCGCCCACAAGTTCGGCAGCCAGTGCATCACCGTCGCGGTCGACGCCAAGAGCGTGGGCGACGGGCGGTTCGAGGTCTTCACCCATGGCGGCCGCAACGCCACCGGCCTGGATGCCGTTGCGTGGTCGCAACAAATGGCCGAATACGGGGCGGGCGAGATTCTGCTGACCTCCATGGACCGGGACGGCACCAAGCAGGGCTTCAACATTCCGCTGACCCGGGCGATCTCGGACGCGGTGCCGGTGCCGGTGATCGCGTCCGGCGGAGTCGGAACCCTGGATCATCTGGTCGAAGGCGTGCGCGACGGCCATGCCAGCGCGGTGCTCGCCGCCTCCATCTTCCATTTCGGCACCTACCGCATCGGCGAGGCGAAGGCGGCCATGGCCGCCGCCGGTCTCGCCATGCGCCAGGGCGACTGA